In a single window of the Acipenser ruthenus chromosome 42, fAciRut3.2 maternal haplotype, whole genome shotgun sequence genome:
- the LOC117966963 gene encoding signal transducer and activator of transcription 5B-like, translating to MALWKKVQCLPTETLNSLYPPTFPIEVRHYLASWLEEQPWDDLDLMDPTTEGKALILLSHIMNQLRRLAEHNHNIVERMRLQHIATNMTVYQMQPLQLVRAVQEILKRERSLLNQGNFPGLGVPGQLPQAGSPALSPAPSPLPAPSTAGGKQGDDRERHRAIERLALRVGEVQNCRKEIHHLQESMNWEKQNYDSLQAQAIQNSMLDQNLPESCNNLQNRIQQDEFKSQAFAEKRIQLIQEAVHTLEQTQQQVELHIQSWKRQQHLSTIGAPFSDNLSSLQNCCEQLLTINIQLNQEMIIAGRESGAEPFREQQEKLALLLKTLIQSALLVDKQPPQVIKTQSKFSTTVRFLLGERMNSGKPAVVKAQIITESQARNLSQPGSLTENVGELINNSAILDHNASTKSTSSTFRNMSIKRIKRADRKGSESVTEEKFALLFSSEINITGCDTAYNIQVISFPIVVIVHGSQDNNALATILWDCAFSEMDRIPFVVPDRVSWQQMCDTLNTKFMSEVQTPRRLDNDNFRFLAQKIFDEPDISGDFQNRMVSWSQFNKEVLPGRGFTFWQWFDGVMELTKRHLKNYWTDRLIFGFIGKQYLHLLLQQSEDGTFLLRFSDSEIGGITIAYVTTTDTGSRQILNIQPFTKKDLEIRSLGDRIQDITFIQFVYPNRAKNEAFNKYYTVMPNKNNGYLQATIHTKVAGEQSSSRMGNGGGAPSTPSPLPSDLDHQTQMNLQTPFNTARPFNPPAFNREPISSRMGNGGVSSAPSPLPSETPMEPPTQMNLAQINDIFFTHPGQFQHPFVNPMLYNQLPYPGGPQQDVHMQNNPTMQGVLEPFPEQGQAGAHYHLDLPPPTDWEFVELLGGDASRMDTDNFQLPQ from the exons GGATGACCTGGACCTGATGGACCCCACCACAGAAGGCAAGGCTCTGATCCTGCTGTCTCACATCATGAACCAGCTCCGGAGACTAGCAGAGCACAACCACAACATAGTGGAGAGAATGAGACTCCAGCACATTGCCACCAACATG ACTGTGTACCAAATGCAGCCGCTGCAGCTTGTCAGGGCAGTGCAGGAGATCCTGAAGAGGGAGCGATCCCTCCTGAACCAGGGG aACTTCCCAGGTCTGGGGGTTCCAGGACAGCTCCCTCAGGCTGGCTCTCCAGCCCTGTCGCCAGCCCCCTCCCCTCTGCCTGCACCCTCAACTGCAGGAGGGAAGCAGGGTgatgacagagagagacacagggccATCGAGAGGCTGGCTTTAAGGGTCGGGGAGGTTCAGAACTGCCGCAAAGAGATTCACCATCTTCAGGAGAGCATGAACTGGGAAAAGCAGAACTACGACTCCCTACAAG CCCAGGCGATACAGAACAGCATGCTGGATCAGAACCTACCTGAGAGCTGCAACAACCTGCAGAACCGAATCCAGCAGGATGAGTTCAAGAGCCAAGCATTCGCTGAG AAACGGATCCAGCTGATCCAGGAGGCAGTACACACTCTGGAACAGACCCAGCAACAAGTGGAGTTGCACATTCAGAGCTGGAAACGACAGCAGCACCTCTCTACCATCGGAGCACCCTTCAGTGATAACCTGTCCTCACTGCAAAACTG cTGTGAGCAGCTCCTGACGATCAACATTCAGCTGAACCAGGAGATGATCATCGCGGGGAGAGAGTCTGGAGCGGAGCCCTTCAGAGAGCAGCAAGAGAAACTAGCCCTGCTGCTTAAGACACTCATACAGAG CGCTCTGCTAGTGGATAAACAGCCTCCTCAGGTGATTAAGACCCAGTCCAAGTTCTCCACCACAGTGAGGTTCCTGCTGGGGGAGAGGATGAACTCCGGGAAACCAGCGGTGGTGAAGGCTCAGATCATCACAGAATCTCAGGCTAGAAACCTGTCCCAACCTGGCTCCCTCAC ggagAACGTGGGGGAGCTCATCAACAACTCGGCCATCTTGGATCACAACGCTTCTACAAAGAGCACCAGCTCCACCTTCAGGAACATG TCAATAAAGAGGATCAAGCGTGCAGACCGGAAGGGCTCAGAGTCAGTAACAGAGGAGAAATTCGCCCTGCTTTTCTCATCTGAGATCAACATTACAGGCTGTGATACGGCCTACAATATCCAG GTGATCTCCTTTCCCATTGTGGTGATTGTCCATGGGAGTCAGGATAACAATGCGCTGGCCACCATACTGTGGGACTGTGCCTTCTCTGAGATG GACCGAATCCCCTTCGTGGTTCCTGACAGGGTCTCGTGGCAGCAGATGTGCGACACGCTGAACACCAAGTTCATGTCGGAGGTTCAGACGCCCCGTCGTCTTGACAACGACAACTTCCGGTTCCTGGCCCAAAAGATCTTCGACGAGCCAGATATCAGCGGAGACTTCCAGAACCGGATGGTGTCCTGGTCCCAGTTCAACAAG gagGTGCTCCCTGGACGAGGCTTCACATTCTGGCAGTGGTTTGACGGAGTAATGGAGCTGACCAAAAGACATCTCAAGAACTACTGGACTGACCG GCTGATTTTCGGTTTCATTGGGAAGCAGTACCTGCACTTGCTGCTGCAGCAGAGCGAGGATGGAACCTTCCTGCTGAGATTCAGTGACTCTGAGATTGGAGGGATAACCATCGCCTACGTCACCACCACTgacacag GAAGCCGACAGATCCTTAATATCCAGCCATTCACTAAGAAGGACCTGGAGATCCGGTCTCTGGGAGATCGAATTCAGGACATCACATTCATTCAGTTTGTCTACCCCAACCGGGCGAAGAACGAAGCCTTCAACAAGTACTACACGG TTATGCCAAACAAAAACAATGGGTACCTTCAAGCGACGATCCACACCAAAGTGGCAGG GGAGCAGAGTTCATCCCGCATGGGGAATGGTGGGGGCGCCCCCTCCACCCCGTCCCCCCTCCCCAGTGACCTGGACCACCAGACTCAGATGAACCTCCAGACGCCGTTCAACACAGCACGACCCTTCAACCCCCCCGCCTTCAACAG GGAGCCGATCTCGTCCCGCATGGGGAATGGTGGGGTGTCCTCAGCCCCCTCACCCCTGCCCAGCGAGACCCCCATGGAGCCCCCCACCCAGATGAACCTCGCTCAGATCAACGACATCTTCTTCACACACCC GGGCCAGTTTCAGCACCCCTTTGTGAACCCCATGCTATATAACCAGCTCCCATACCCAGGAGGGCCCCAGCAAGATGTCCACATGCAGAACAACCCTACGATGCAGGGAGTCCTGGAGCCCTTCCCTGAGCAGGGGCAGGCAGGGGCACACTACCA TCTGGACCTGCCCCCTCCGACAGACTGGGAGTTTGTGGAGTTACTGGGAGGAGACGCCTCTCGTATGGACACGGACAACTTCCAGCTCCCACAGTGA